One Setaria italica strain Yugu1 chromosome II, Setaria_italica_v2.0, whole genome shotgun sequence DNA segment encodes these proteins:
- the LOC101760633 gene encoding uncharacterized protein LOC101760633: MSASNGKKKYRGYLTWTDDMDQALLDVLVEHHNNGDHTANGWKPHVYTAAVRNVREKCNVDITKDHVMSRCKTFDKHCNVLGRILAHDGFEWDQDRNKLVIHNEDAWSRYIEKNKAAACYQHKVIKNWDAISLIFSRDHAATSEDVSAGAENGQEVAMKVAEDVRHHTPSPSSPSTSGPSSQYRPGPPMLTQSNKQGRMKRFRTKDALLCMSGNIKNSFQISMKSNETQEEPKSACPKEIFAALQAIPNLARDDLLRAYCILTSSDRKFECLMALPMDMRKDWLLIEIGKK, encoded by the exons ATGAGTGCGAGCAATGGTAAGAAGAAGTATAGAGGCTATCTTACTTGGACGGATGATATGGATCAGGCACTCCTGGATGTTCTTGTTGAGCATCACAACAATGGGGATCACACAGCTAATGGATGGAAGCCACATGTATACACTGCGGCAGTGAGAAATGTGCGGGAGAAGTGCAACGTGGACATCACAAAGGATCATGTGATGTCAAGATGCAAGACGTTCGACAAGCACTGCAATGTCCTTGGCAGAATACTCGCCCATGATGGATTTGAGTGGGATCAGGACAGGAACAAGCTTGTGATTCACAATGAGGATGCTTGGAGCAGATACATAGAG AAAAACAAAGCTGCTGCTTGCTATCAGCATAAAGTTATCAAGAACTGGGATGCAATAAGCCTAATATTTTCCAGAGACCATGCTGCCACAAGTGAGGATGTTAGCGCAGGTGCTGAGAATGGCCAAGAGGTGGCAATGAAGGTTGCCGAAGATGTTCGTCACCATACTCCAAGTCCAAGTTCACCTTCAACATCTGGACCTAGCAGTCAATACCGTCCTGGACCGCCCATGTTGACCCAATCAAACAAACAAGGCAGGATGAAGAGGTTCAGAACAAAGGATGCACTCCTTTGCATGTCTGGTAACATAAAAAATTCTTTCCAAATATCTATGAAGTCAAATGAGACTCAAGAGGAGCCAAAGTCTGCATGTCCTAAGGAAATTTTTGCAGCGCTTCAAGCGATACCCAATTTAGCACGTGATGATTTGCTAAGGGCCTATTGTATCCTCACAAGCAGTGATCGCAAGTTTGAATGTCTTATGGCACTTCCAATGGACATGAGGAAGGATTGGTTGTTGATAGAGATTGGGAAGAAGTGA